Proteins encoded in a region of the Podarcis muralis chromosome 2, rPodMur119.hap1.1, whole genome shotgun sequence genome:
- the LOC114592145 gene encoding uncharacterized protein LOC114592145 isoform X2 produces MLELVILEQFLAILPREMQDYVKEEGPTDCDHAVTLAEDFLQSQQETEEGVTDLSKAKKTPSQARRMPQAQRVVKKEDGDAATLDVTVSDGRAEGISEEVLVPEEVVSQEEVSTVVEAAETGTVMGSQGEEAKPCGELPGGGEDKDGEENRATEKGTQTVAAGNDQVQKSEDESCKAEGPGQAGSGGTSLEDCEGDGLQGLNLTVHERSPMAEKPFGCSKCGKSFSRKSLLLEHRRSHPGDTRYGCSVCEKRFNKRARLIAHERSHTGDKPYQCSDCGKSFGQEASLATHQRTHTGEKPYECLECGKSYPWKTSLAVHQKIHAGETYTCPVCEKSFNQKSLLRIHKRIHTAEKLYKCSDCDQSFTLEKYLNAHRVRAHTRERPHACAHCDKTFIFKYSLIEHQRMHTDERPFKCSDCGKRYNGKAALVVHQNTHAGEKPYLCQDCGKSFKTKCALTGHEKRHRGEKPHKCSHCDKSFYWKHRLILHERIHTGERPYQCPECGKSFRYRNNLTKHKRNTHETIRTGDRTYQCSICGKSFRWRRSFILHERAHTGEKPYKCPECGKSFMSRVSLIVHKRIHTGERPYQCPECGKKFIKKQALSKHKTVHTGERRYLCTVCGRRFSNKGNLIRHMKIHTGEKPYVCPICGKSFIQKVCLIEHEPTHSKEKPYVCTECGKRFKRKRGFLLHVRMHRGEVPRESPKKSLNGGEAVSASPKPPAKEKSHPCLDCGKSFHSECHLIMHQRTHTGEKPYQCTECGKRFSQQSSLNTHQRVHTGEKPSLCTECGKRFHNKSNLARHQRIHTGEKPFACPECGKTFNQKASLEAHKATHSKESPFSCADCGKRFKLKVSLLVHQRTHTGEKPYECLQCGKRYIRCSQLRRHERTHAMQTELVAEPVEVTEFPVEAISTAVISVDGDLFFVQTTA; encoded by the exons ATGTTGGAGCTGGTGATCCTGGAGCAATTCCTGGCCATCCTGCCCCGGGAGATGCAGGACTACGTCAAGGAAGAGGGACCCACGGACTGTGACCACGCCGTGACGCTGGCGGAGGATTTCCTACAGAGTCAGCAAGAGACAGAG GAGGGGGTGACTGATTTGTCCAAAGCAAAGAAGACTCCCTCGCAGGCTCGGCGTATGCCACAAGCCCAAAGAGTTGTCAAGAAGGAGGACGGGGATGCTGCCACACTGG ACGTGACTGTGAGTGACGGCCGGGCGGAGGGGATTTCGGAGGAGGTCCTTGTGCCCGAAGAAGTCGTATCTCAGGAGGAAGTCTCCACTGTGGTTGAGGCTGCTGAAA CAGGTACCGTGATGGGGAGCCAAGGCGAGGAGGCGAAGCCCTGCGGAGAATTGCCAGGCGGAGGCGAGGACAAAGACGGGGAAGAGAACAGAGCGACGGAGAAAGGGACTCAGACAGTGGCAG CAGGAAACGACCAAGTACAGAAGAGCGAAGATGAAAGCTGTAAGGCAGAAGGacctgggcaggcaggcagcggTGGGACGTCACTGGAAGACTGTGAAGGCGATGGTTTGCAGGGTCTGAACCTCACTGTTCATGAGAGGTCTCCTATGGCGGAGAAGCCTTTTGGCTGCTCcaagtgtgggaaaagcttcagccgcAAATCGCTCCTTCTCGAACACCGAAGATCTCACCCAGGAGACACGCGATATGGATGTTCCGTTTGTGAAAAAAGGTTCAACAAGCGAGCACGCCTCATTGCACATGAGAGATCTCATACAGGAgacaaaccctatcagtgctccgACTGTGGGAAGTCCTTCGGTCAGGAAGCATCCCTTGCTACGCACCAGAGGacccatactggggagaaaccgtaCGAGTGCCTCGAGTGTGGGAAAAGTTACCCGTGGAAAACATCCCTTGCCGTACATCAGAAAATCCATGCGGGAGAGACCTACACCTGCCCCGTCTGTGAGAAAAGCTTCAACCAGAAATCGTTGCTTAGGATACACAAGAGAATCCACACGGCCGAGAAGCTGTACAAGTGCTCCGATTGCGACCAGAGCTTCACCCTTGAGAAATACCTGAATGCGCACAGGGTGAGGGCTCACACCCGAGAGAGGCCGCACGCCTGCGCCCATTGCGACAAAACCTTCATCTTCAAATATTCCCTCATCGAGCATCAGAGAATGCACACAGACGAGAGGCCCTTCAAATGCTCAGACTGCGGCAAGCGCTACAACGGGAAAGCGGCCCTTGTCGTACACCAGAATACCCACgcgggagagaaaccctatcttTGCCAAGACTGTGGTAAGAGCTTCAAAACCAAATGTGCCTTGACCGGACACGAGAAGCGCCACAGAGGAGAGAAGCCCCACAAATGCTCGCACTGCGACAAAAGCTTCTACTGGAAGCATCGCCTTATCTTACacgagagaatccacacaggagaaAGGCCGTACCAGTGccccgagtgcgggaagagcttccggTACAGAAACAACTTGACAAAGCACAAGAGGAACACGCACGAGACGATTCGCACGGGGGACAGGACCTACCAGTGCTCGATCTGCGGTAAAAGCTTCCGATGGCGGCGGAGTTTCATTTTGCACGAGAGagcccacacgggggagaagccctacaagtgccccgagtgcgggaagagcttcatgAGCAGAGTGTCCCTCATAGTTCACaagagaatccacacgggggagaggCCCTACCAGTGCCCCGAGTGTGGGAAGAAGTTCATTAAGAAACAGGCCCTTAGTAAACACAAGACAGTCCACACAGGGGAGAGGAGATACCTGTGTACCGTATGCGGACGGAGGTTCTCCAACAAAGGCAACCTGATCAGACACATGAAAATCCACACCGGCGAGAAACCGTATGTCTGCCCCATATGTGGGAAAAGTTTCATTCAGAAGGTGTGTCTGATTGAACACGAGCCGACCCACAGCAAAGAGAAGCCCTACGTCTGCACGGAGTGCGGGAAAAGGTTCAAGCGGAAAAGGGGGTTCTTGTTGCATGTGAGAATGCACAGAGGGGAGGTGCCCCGCGAAAGCCCCAAGAAAAGCCTCAACGGCGGGGAAGCTGTCAGCGCCAGCCCCAAGCCCCCCGCCAAGGAGAAGTCCCACCCCTGTTTggactgcgggaagagcttccaCTCCGAATGCCACCTTATTATGCACCAGAGGacgcacacgggagagaagccgtacCAGTGCACCGAGTGCGGGAAGCGCTTCAGCCAGCAGTCGTCCCTCAACACGCACCAGAGagtccacacgggggagaagccgtcGCTCTGCACCGAGTGCGGGAAGCGCTTCCACAACAAGAGCAACCTGGCGCGGCACCAGcggatccacacgggggagaagccctttgCCTGCCCCGAGTGCGGGAAAACCTTCAACCAGAAAGCCTCCCTGGAGGCGCACAAGGCCACCCACAGCAAAGAGAGCCCCTTCTCGTGCGCCGACTGCGGGAAGAGGTTCAAGCTGAAGGTCTCGCTCCTCGTGCACCAGAGGAcgcacaccggggagaaaccctaCGAGTGCCTGCAGTGCGGGAAAAGGTATATCAGGTGCTCGCAGCTGAGGAGGCACGAAAGGACACACGCCATGCAGACAG AGTTGGTTGCTGAACCTGTTGAAGTTACAGAATTTCCTGTAGAAGCAATAAGCACTGCTGTG
- the LOC114592145 gene encoding uncharacterized protein LOC114592145 isoform X3, with product MLELVILEQFLAILPREMQDYVKEEGPTDCDHAVTLAEDFLQSQQETEEGVTDLSKAKKTPSQARRMPQAQRVVKKEDGDAATLEDVTVSDGRAEGISEEVLVPEEVVSQEEVSTVVEAAESTVMGSQGEEAKPCGELPGGGEDKDGEENRATEKGTQTVAAGNDQVQKSEDESCKAEGPGQAGSGGTSLEDCEGDGLQGLNLTVHERSPMAEKPFGCSKCGKSFSRKSLLLEHRRSHPGDTRYGCSVCEKRFNKRARLIAHERSHTGDKPYQCSDCGKSFGQEASLATHQRTHTGEKPYECLECGKSYPWKTSLAVHQKIHAGETYTCPVCEKSFNQKSLLRIHKRIHTAEKLYKCSDCDQSFTLEKYLNAHRVRAHTRERPHACAHCDKTFIFKYSLIEHQRMHTDERPFKCSDCGKRYNGKAALVVHQNTHAGEKPYLCQDCGKSFKTKCALTGHEKRHRGEKPHKCSHCDKSFYWKHRLILHERIHTGERPYQCPECGKSFRYRNNLTKHKRNTHETIRTGDRTYQCSICGKSFRWRRSFILHERAHTGEKPYKCPECGKSFMSRVSLIVHKRIHTGERPYQCPECGKKFIKKQALSKHKTVHTGERRYLCTVCGRRFSNKGNLIRHMKIHTGEKPYVCPICGKSFIQKVCLIEHEPTHSKEKPYVCTECGKRFKRKRGFLLHVRMHRGEVPRESPKKSLNGGEAVSASPKPPAKEKSHPCLDCGKSFHSECHLIMHQRTHTGEKPYQCTECGKRFSQQSSLNTHQRVHTGEKPSLCTECGKRFHNKSNLARHQRIHTGEKPFACPECGKTFNQKASLEAHKATHSKESPFSCADCGKRFKLKVSLLVHQRTHTGEKPYECLQCGKRYIRCSQLRRHERTHAMQTELVAEPVEVTEFPVEAISTAVISVDGDLFFVQTTA from the exons ATGTTGGAGCTGGTGATCCTGGAGCAATTCCTGGCCATCCTGCCCCGGGAGATGCAGGACTACGTCAAGGAAGAGGGACCCACGGACTGTGACCACGCCGTGACGCTGGCGGAGGATTTCCTACAGAGTCAGCAAGAGACAGAG GAGGGGGTGACTGATTTGTCCAAAGCAAAGAAGACTCCCTCGCAGGCTCGGCGTATGCCACAAGCCCAAAGAGTTGTCAAGAAGGAGGACGGGGATGCTGCCACACTGG aAGACGTGACTGTGAGTGACGGCCGGGCGGAGGGGATTTCGGAGGAGGTCCTTGTGCCCGAAGAAGTCGTATCTCAGGAGGAAGTCTCCACTGTGGTTGAGGCTGCTGAAA GTACCGTGATGGGGAGCCAAGGCGAGGAGGCGAAGCCCTGCGGAGAATTGCCAGGCGGAGGCGAGGACAAAGACGGGGAAGAGAACAGAGCGACGGAGAAAGGGACTCAGACAGTGGCAG CAGGAAACGACCAAGTACAGAAGAGCGAAGATGAAAGCTGTAAGGCAGAAGGacctgggcaggcaggcagcggTGGGACGTCACTGGAAGACTGTGAAGGCGATGGTTTGCAGGGTCTGAACCTCACTGTTCATGAGAGGTCTCCTATGGCGGAGAAGCCTTTTGGCTGCTCcaagtgtgggaaaagcttcagccgcAAATCGCTCCTTCTCGAACACCGAAGATCTCACCCAGGAGACACGCGATATGGATGTTCCGTTTGTGAAAAAAGGTTCAACAAGCGAGCACGCCTCATTGCACATGAGAGATCTCATACAGGAgacaaaccctatcagtgctccgACTGTGGGAAGTCCTTCGGTCAGGAAGCATCCCTTGCTACGCACCAGAGGacccatactggggagaaaccgtaCGAGTGCCTCGAGTGTGGGAAAAGTTACCCGTGGAAAACATCCCTTGCCGTACATCAGAAAATCCATGCGGGAGAGACCTACACCTGCCCCGTCTGTGAGAAAAGCTTCAACCAGAAATCGTTGCTTAGGATACACAAGAGAATCCACACGGCCGAGAAGCTGTACAAGTGCTCCGATTGCGACCAGAGCTTCACCCTTGAGAAATACCTGAATGCGCACAGGGTGAGGGCTCACACCCGAGAGAGGCCGCACGCCTGCGCCCATTGCGACAAAACCTTCATCTTCAAATATTCCCTCATCGAGCATCAGAGAATGCACACAGACGAGAGGCCCTTCAAATGCTCAGACTGCGGCAAGCGCTACAACGGGAAAGCGGCCCTTGTCGTACACCAGAATACCCACgcgggagagaaaccctatcttTGCCAAGACTGTGGTAAGAGCTTCAAAACCAAATGTGCCTTGACCGGACACGAGAAGCGCCACAGAGGAGAGAAGCCCCACAAATGCTCGCACTGCGACAAAAGCTTCTACTGGAAGCATCGCCTTATCTTACacgagagaatccacacaggagaaAGGCCGTACCAGTGccccgagtgcgggaagagcttccggTACAGAAACAACTTGACAAAGCACAAGAGGAACACGCACGAGACGATTCGCACGGGGGACAGGACCTACCAGTGCTCGATCTGCGGTAAAAGCTTCCGATGGCGGCGGAGTTTCATTTTGCACGAGAGagcccacacgggggagaagccctacaagtgccccgagtgcgggaagagcttcatgAGCAGAGTGTCCCTCATAGTTCACaagagaatccacacgggggagaggCCCTACCAGTGCCCCGAGTGTGGGAAGAAGTTCATTAAGAAACAGGCCCTTAGTAAACACAAGACAGTCCACACAGGGGAGAGGAGATACCTGTGTACCGTATGCGGACGGAGGTTCTCCAACAAAGGCAACCTGATCAGACACATGAAAATCCACACCGGCGAGAAACCGTATGTCTGCCCCATATGTGGGAAAAGTTTCATTCAGAAGGTGTGTCTGATTGAACACGAGCCGACCCACAGCAAAGAGAAGCCCTACGTCTGCACGGAGTGCGGGAAAAGGTTCAAGCGGAAAAGGGGGTTCTTGTTGCATGTGAGAATGCACAGAGGGGAGGTGCCCCGCGAAAGCCCCAAGAAAAGCCTCAACGGCGGGGAAGCTGTCAGCGCCAGCCCCAAGCCCCCCGCCAAGGAGAAGTCCCACCCCTGTTTggactgcgggaagagcttccaCTCCGAATGCCACCTTATTATGCACCAGAGGacgcacacgggagagaagccgtacCAGTGCACCGAGTGCGGGAAGCGCTTCAGCCAGCAGTCGTCCCTCAACACGCACCAGAGagtccacacgggggagaagccgtcGCTCTGCACCGAGTGCGGGAAGCGCTTCCACAACAAGAGCAACCTGGCGCGGCACCAGcggatccacacgggggagaagccctttgCCTGCCCCGAGTGCGGGAAAACCTTCAACCAGAAAGCCTCCCTGGAGGCGCACAAGGCCACCCACAGCAAAGAGAGCCCCTTCTCGTGCGCCGACTGCGGGAAGAGGTTCAAGCTGAAGGTCTCGCTCCTCGTGCACCAGAGGAcgcacaccggggagaaaccctaCGAGTGCCTGCAGTGCGGGAAAAGGTATATCAGGTGCTCGCAGCTGAGGAGGCACGAAAGGACACACGCCATGCAGACAG AGTTGGTTGCTGAACCTGTTGAAGTTACAGAATTTCCTGTAGAAGCAATAAGCACTGCTGTG
- the LOC114592145 gene encoding uncharacterized protein LOC114592145 isoform X5, with protein MLELVILEQFLAILPREMQDYVKEEGPTDCDHAVTLAEDFLQSQQETEEGVTDLSKAKKTPSQARRMPQAQRVVKKEDGDAATLDVTVSDGRAEGISEEVLVPEEVVSQEEVSTVVEAAESTVMGSQGEEAKPCGELPGGGEDKDGEENRATEKGTQTVAAGNDQVQKSEDESCKAEGPGQAGSGGTSLEDCEGDGLQGLNLTVHERSPMAEKPFGCSKCGKSFSRKSLLLEHRRSHPGDTRYGCSVCEKRFNKRARLIAHERSHTGDKPYQCSDCGKSFGQEASLATHQRTHTGEKPYECLECGKSYPWKTSLAVHQKIHAGETYTCPVCEKSFNQKSLLRIHKRIHTAEKLYKCSDCDQSFTLEKYLNAHRVRAHTRERPHACAHCDKTFIFKYSLIEHQRMHTDERPFKCSDCGKRYNGKAALVVHQNTHAGEKPYLCQDCGKSFKTKCALTGHEKRHRGEKPHKCSHCDKSFYWKHRLILHERIHTGERPYQCPECGKSFRYRNNLTKHKRNTHETIRTGDRTYQCSICGKSFRWRRSFILHERAHTGEKPYKCPECGKSFMSRVSLIVHKRIHTGERPYQCPECGKKFIKKQALSKHKTVHTGERRYLCTVCGRRFSNKGNLIRHMKIHTGEKPYVCPICGKSFIQKVCLIEHEPTHSKEKPYVCTECGKRFKRKRGFLLHVRMHRGEVPRESPKKSLNGGEAVSASPKPPAKEKSHPCLDCGKSFHSECHLIMHQRTHTGEKPYQCTECGKRFSQQSSLNTHQRVHTGEKPSLCTECGKRFHNKSNLARHQRIHTGEKPFACPECGKTFNQKASLEAHKATHSKESPFSCADCGKRFKLKVSLLVHQRTHTGEKPYECLQCGKRYIRCSQLRRHERTHAMQTELVAEPVEVTEFPVEAISTAVISVDGDLFFVQTTA; from the exons ATGTTGGAGCTGGTGATCCTGGAGCAATTCCTGGCCATCCTGCCCCGGGAGATGCAGGACTACGTCAAGGAAGAGGGACCCACGGACTGTGACCACGCCGTGACGCTGGCGGAGGATTTCCTACAGAGTCAGCAAGAGACAGAG GAGGGGGTGACTGATTTGTCCAAAGCAAAGAAGACTCCCTCGCAGGCTCGGCGTATGCCACAAGCCCAAAGAGTTGTCAAGAAGGAGGACGGGGATGCTGCCACACTGG ACGTGACTGTGAGTGACGGCCGGGCGGAGGGGATTTCGGAGGAGGTCCTTGTGCCCGAAGAAGTCGTATCTCAGGAGGAAGTCTCCACTGTGGTTGAGGCTGCTGAAA GTACCGTGATGGGGAGCCAAGGCGAGGAGGCGAAGCCCTGCGGAGAATTGCCAGGCGGAGGCGAGGACAAAGACGGGGAAGAGAACAGAGCGACGGAGAAAGGGACTCAGACAGTGGCAG CAGGAAACGACCAAGTACAGAAGAGCGAAGATGAAAGCTGTAAGGCAGAAGGacctgggcaggcaggcagcggTGGGACGTCACTGGAAGACTGTGAAGGCGATGGTTTGCAGGGTCTGAACCTCACTGTTCATGAGAGGTCTCCTATGGCGGAGAAGCCTTTTGGCTGCTCcaagtgtgggaaaagcttcagccgcAAATCGCTCCTTCTCGAACACCGAAGATCTCACCCAGGAGACACGCGATATGGATGTTCCGTTTGTGAAAAAAGGTTCAACAAGCGAGCACGCCTCATTGCACATGAGAGATCTCATACAGGAgacaaaccctatcagtgctccgACTGTGGGAAGTCCTTCGGTCAGGAAGCATCCCTTGCTACGCACCAGAGGacccatactggggagaaaccgtaCGAGTGCCTCGAGTGTGGGAAAAGTTACCCGTGGAAAACATCCCTTGCCGTACATCAGAAAATCCATGCGGGAGAGACCTACACCTGCCCCGTCTGTGAGAAAAGCTTCAACCAGAAATCGTTGCTTAGGATACACAAGAGAATCCACACGGCCGAGAAGCTGTACAAGTGCTCCGATTGCGACCAGAGCTTCACCCTTGAGAAATACCTGAATGCGCACAGGGTGAGGGCTCACACCCGAGAGAGGCCGCACGCCTGCGCCCATTGCGACAAAACCTTCATCTTCAAATATTCCCTCATCGAGCATCAGAGAATGCACACAGACGAGAGGCCCTTCAAATGCTCAGACTGCGGCAAGCGCTACAACGGGAAAGCGGCCCTTGTCGTACACCAGAATACCCACgcgggagagaaaccctatcttTGCCAAGACTGTGGTAAGAGCTTCAAAACCAAATGTGCCTTGACCGGACACGAGAAGCGCCACAGAGGAGAGAAGCCCCACAAATGCTCGCACTGCGACAAAAGCTTCTACTGGAAGCATCGCCTTATCTTACacgagagaatccacacaggagaaAGGCCGTACCAGTGccccgagtgcgggaagagcttccggTACAGAAACAACTTGACAAAGCACAAGAGGAACACGCACGAGACGATTCGCACGGGGGACAGGACCTACCAGTGCTCGATCTGCGGTAAAAGCTTCCGATGGCGGCGGAGTTTCATTTTGCACGAGAGagcccacacgggggagaagccctacaagtgccccgagtgcgggaagagcttcatgAGCAGAGTGTCCCTCATAGTTCACaagagaatccacacgggggagaggCCCTACCAGTGCCCCGAGTGTGGGAAGAAGTTCATTAAGAAACAGGCCCTTAGTAAACACAAGACAGTCCACACAGGGGAGAGGAGATACCTGTGTACCGTATGCGGACGGAGGTTCTCCAACAAAGGCAACCTGATCAGACACATGAAAATCCACACCGGCGAGAAACCGTATGTCTGCCCCATATGTGGGAAAAGTTTCATTCAGAAGGTGTGTCTGATTGAACACGAGCCGACCCACAGCAAAGAGAAGCCCTACGTCTGCACGGAGTGCGGGAAAAGGTTCAAGCGGAAAAGGGGGTTCTTGTTGCATGTGAGAATGCACAGAGGGGAGGTGCCCCGCGAAAGCCCCAAGAAAAGCCTCAACGGCGGGGAAGCTGTCAGCGCCAGCCCCAAGCCCCCCGCCAAGGAGAAGTCCCACCCCTGTTTggactgcgggaagagcttccaCTCCGAATGCCACCTTATTATGCACCAGAGGacgcacacgggagagaagccgtacCAGTGCACCGAGTGCGGGAAGCGCTTCAGCCAGCAGTCGTCCCTCAACACGCACCAGAGagtccacacgggggagaagccgtcGCTCTGCACCGAGTGCGGGAAGCGCTTCCACAACAAGAGCAACCTGGCGCGGCACCAGcggatccacacgggggagaagccctttgCCTGCCCCGAGTGCGGGAAAACCTTCAACCAGAAAGCCTCCCTGGAGGCGCACAAGGCCACCCACAGCAAAGAGAGCCCCTTCTCGTGCGCCGACTGCGGGAAGAGGTTCAAGCTGAAGGTCTCGCTCCTCGTGCACCAGAGGAcgcacaccggggagaaaccctaCGAGTGCCTGCAGTGCGGGAAAAGGTATATCAGGTGCTCGCAGCTGAGGAGGCACGAAAGGACACACGCCATGCAGACAG AGTTGGTTGCTGAACCTGTTGAAGTTACAGAATTTCCTGTAGAAGCAATAAGCACTGCTGTG